GAAGGTTAATTTACTTAACTTTAACAAGGCCAGATATTTCTTTTGCTGTTCATGTGCTTAGTCAATATATGCATGCTCCACTTAAGTCACATTTAGATTTAGCTTTTAGAACATTGAAATATTTGAAAGCTGCTCCAGGCAGAGGTGTTCATCTTGTTAAAGGTACAAATCTGTCTTTAAGAGCTTATTGTGATTCTGATTGGGGTAAGTGCAGATTAGATAGAAAATCTGTTACTGGGTATCTGGTATTCTTTTGTAATTCTTTAGTTTCATGGAAAAGCAAAAAGCAAACAACAGTTTCTAGGTCATCTGCAGAAGCAGAGTACAGGGCTCTAGCATCTGTTGCTTGTGAAGTTATTTGGGTCAAAAATCTTTTGAATGATTTAAACGTTAAAGTTGATTTACCTGTTGAAATATTTTGTGATAATAGCTCAGCCATTCAGATTTCTGCAAATCCAGTGTTTCATGAAAAAACAAAGCATTTTGACATAGACTTACATTTTGTTAGAGATAAAATCTGTACTGGTGTTATAAGAGTTTCTAAAATTGATTCTTCAAGGAATTTAAGTGACTTATTAACTAAAGGgctaacaattaaacaacataatTTTTTAGTTAATGGTTTAGGTCTAAAAGACCTGTTCCAGACTAAGCTTAAGGGGGGATgttaaatttataaatataaatttagcaagcttagtttcttaattattttgtgTTGTCTTCTTATTTGTGGTTTCTAGCACTTTTCAGGTGTTGATTTGAATAGATCAAGAAACTCTGAGGACTGCAGCTGTCATTTTGTAAAGATGGAGAGGTTCTGGGCTGATTACATATCATAAGTAGCAGGCTTCATCTTGGGCTTAATTTATTTATTTCTGGGCTTAATTTATTTATTGGGCTTAATCAAGTGAGCTGGAAGTTTGGAGTATAAAAGCTCTTTTATATCGTTTTTTTATTGATTAAGTTTTCTAGATCTGAAATCGTTTTTCATCTCTTTCTCTCATCTAGGGTTTCAAGTTCATACAGATGATTCATCTTCTTGATGATTTTGTCTATTATTTGTTAGATTTAGTGTTGTGTGATTGCAACCTTCTGTATTTGTGTAATAGTTTGAgagatctatcttttgtcttctgtTGTGTAGAAGTTTACTATTGAAGTTGATTACGTTTAAGAAGTATTCTTGATTCTTTGAATTGAAGATTGTTACAAGTTTCTACACTAGGGTCGTCCAGTTACTTTTATTTTCATGAGCCATGTTAAATAAGTAAAAGTAAACATTTTATATActaatttttttaattataataatactccataataaGTTCAATAACACTAAAACCGTTGTAAGTGCTAGTATCAATCAAAATAACAGTTGTAGAAAACATAATATAAAATCAAATGGATCTAGTATGTAACCTATATTTTAAGGCCCTTTTGAATATTGAACCACGTGCGATTGCACACCTTCCACGCTTCAATATTTGACATATGTCTAATTTTCAGATTTATAGTATCATTTTCTATTTTCACTCTTCAAACAAAACAAACGACTTACCTATCATTCCCTGAACTAAAACTCAAATTATTCAACCAAACAATACAGAAGTGTATTATTATAGCTAGTTACTAAATATTTCAATGAACTTTTTGGGTCGTTGAAATTAAAGATTGTTGGATTTAATCGGCTTGTGTGTGTCCCACATCGAAAAATGAGTGAAATAAATGTATCCATATAAGATTAAGGGAATTTTTCTTTATTACCAATTAGTTTTAAAGTACTTTGGGACTAATAAGTTTATATGTTGTACATCAGGGTGGAGAGGTCGCGAGTTTGTAAAAAGCCGAGATGTAATTatattatagaataataataataataataataataataataagagtttttCTAAAAACAACCTACTTTTAATAATAACCACCTCATTATCTACTTGCTAACAATCCACTAATCTCAATGTACCCTTTTTATGCATAAAATATTTTTTAAAGATAGTTCTTAGAGCCAATGTTAAAAACATTCAATAAGAatagtatataaataataaattgaatAAAAGGTTGGTTACATAATCcatataaacttttttttttttttggcaaaaaaaaaaaacataatccaTATAATACTATTTTTAAGAAAGCGATGATGTAACATTATAATTTTATATTACTTCAATTCTTAGACTGTTAAAATAATATCGTCTATAGTTGTGGTTACTTacctttttaaattttaaaaagccaTTGATTCTGAGATATAGTCACATCATTCCAAATTCTTacttttataattagtaaattatgtAATTTATTTTTGTTTTGGCCAACTATTGTTTTTTATTCGAAATTACAAAGAAATTCAGTTATCTTCTATTGTTTTAACTTCTGATTCTTTGAAAATTTAAAGGAACTCTCACTTGTTTAAATTCTCATAATTAAAATTCTTTGAAAATTTACAGGAGAAAAGAAGCATAAACAAAATTGAAACCTTAGACCACCGTAAGGCTCACTTGACAAAATACAAAGGTTTTAGCCGTCGAAATGTGGGTTAAGTTTAGTGGCCGAAATGTGCTCTGTACGTGTATGCAAATTTTTGggaaaaataaataaactaaaaaaaTAAAGTCAACTAGCTAATATGTTTTGGTAGTATTCCTTTTATATAAAGGAtgcaaaaaagaaagaaaaaaaaaaaacaacctaaGGTTGACGAAAGTTTGCCATATTCTTTATATACGACATTTTTCATATatgttacaaattataaaatatggTATGATTTTTTCTGACAACCCATAATGTTATTCTTAATGTGtactaatatattatatgtaacggTTACTATTGACTTTTTACAGGAGTTACTGAAATACTAATCttatttgtatgttaaaagttatCGTTAGAAAAATTCATTAAAATACTCTAATCGTTATTTTTAATACCTATTGAGCCCACTAATATAACTAAAATTGTATCTCCATCATGTTCCAATAATTTGAGATTAATATAAACTATAGACTGAAGTGATGATACTTACACGATCAATTTTAGTCATATATCAGTAATATACTTTAAAGCATTATATTATACAACACCTTAAAATACATTTAGTGGTTtatgactaaaaatgataaggCTCACCTCgctaaaatatttattaatattaatgtatcgGAGTATAAAATAACCTTGTAAGAATGACAAGATATGCCAAAGAATATCAACGCATATGAAATCCCATGTTACCATGAAAAATGGTTGACTAAGTTTTAGGTCGACATACAAAAGTAAACGTTGATTTTTTTGTTTTTTGGTATCCATTTGCATATAATTTCATCCAATCATACACGACTTAAATAATATATCAACCTTCTATATATACTTACACCATCATTACAAGCTTTCTTCATCCACAAAAACACTCGATAGTACTTTCATACACAACTCATAAATGGAGAGCAAAGTCTTAGGGTACTGCGCAGTTGCTGCGGTCCTTGGAATAATAGCTGCAGCCACTGGTTTTGCAGGGGAGGCTACAAGAGTTAAGGTAATAACATAAATGAACAAATATTCATGTTTCGGAAATAAGTTAAAACGAAAAGTGAACAATTATTCTGTGACGGATAAAGTATATTGTGTTAACAATATTGTTGTACGCATGCAGGCTTCTGAAGTTTATATCGTGTTCGATACGTGTGTCTATCCAAGTAGTCCAGCTCTCGCACTTGGAATTGTATCAGCAGTGTTCACAATCATAACACGAATTTACATAAGTGTTTCGTTTGGTGGAGCTGGTTGTTGTCGAACTGACCCTAACTCAACTCCAATTTCTAAACTCTTATTCGTGTTTTCATGGTACTAGCCAGTCACTAAtcttatcttgtatttatcaatttttgctatatatatatatatatatatatatatatatatatatatatatatatatatatatatatatatatatatatatatatatatatatatatatatatatatataattagattttgcTAACGACAACCCTTAGAGCTGTCGTTAGTGTGCTAATTTAAGGTATTGTACTGAGCAGTTATTTACTGACGCGAAAGTGACATTTTTAAAATTGTACAATTATTTTATGCACGTTAATGACAACCCTTAAGGGTGTCGTTAGCAATACCTAAGGGCATAGGCGAAACTACATGGGGGCagaggggggcgcccgcccccagtagatttttttttttagtgtaaaaattttgggtttttcgactttgcccccggtggatattttcaaaacctacatattttgcccaaaaacgttCAAATTTTACCCAAAGATCTTCgacttttgccccaaaaccttcaaattgtgCAAAAAAAACCTTCAACTTTTTCCCAAAAATCTTCATAAATTGCCCAAAAACTTCAATTGTTTGCCTCAAAACagccatattttgtccaaaaaattTGCTacgcttttaaatttttttttgcccGATGAAAAAAAATTCTAGTTCCGCCACTGCCTAAGGGTTATCGTTAAATTAATTAAGGCACTAAAGTTAATTATTCTTGAACATATATGCAGGGTAGCATCGGTTATAGCAGTGGCTCTATTATTGGCTGCTGCAGGTCTAAATAACAGACAAGGTGGACAGGTTGATTCATATGGTTACATTACATGTTATGTTGTGAAGCCTGGAATCTTTGCTGCAGGAGCTATTTTAGCTCTTTTAAGTGCGGCTTTTGGGATTGCGGCTTATC
The window above is part of the Rutidosis leptorrhynchoides isolate AG116_Rl617_1_P2 chromosome 1, CSIRO_AGI_Rlap_v1, whole genome shotgun sequence genome. Proteins encoded here:
- the LOC139862959 gene encoding protein MODIFYING WALL LIGNIN-1-like, with the translated sequence MESKVLGYCAVAAVLGIIAAATGFAGEATRVKASEVYIVFDTCVYPSSPALALGIVSAVFTIITRIYISVSFGGAGCCRTDPNSTPISKLLFVFSWVASVIAVALLLAAAGLNNRQGGQVDSYGYITCYVVKPGIFAAGAILALLSAAFGIAAYLTLAPPQQTTTNAAVAFPMGAMNMNVDPEKNPTPVPFPPQQYPPPQY